A window of Longispora fulva contains these coding sequences:
- a CDS encoding glycoside hydrolase family 3 N-terminal domain-containing protein, with protein sequence MKGAGLTRRGLLAGIGSTAVAAGLGACGAEPAPKPATSGSPGPGTPSASTGTNETALRRKIAGMLVVGFRGDRVGPDDWITRAVRESGVGGVILFDKDQLTGGTRNITSPEQVTALIRALREAAPGRRLIVSVDQEGGQVARLGPANGFPATRSQAQIGALNSPEVTRGWAEDMAATLVRIGVNFTFTPDVDIAVNPTNPAIALLDRSFSANADVVVSCATEAVRAYRKAGVRTSIKHFPGFGSATGNTDFETVDVTDTWTRAELEPFRRMVAAGSVDTVMVTHLLNRQLDPQRPASLSRAVVTDLLRGELGWDGVVVTDDMQAEAISRHYGRDEAVGLALEAGVDQLVFCNQAAYDPAVVEATVGAVVGLVRQGRISEARIDRSVARITALWPPN encoded by the coding sequence GTGAAGGGCGCCGGGCTCACCCGCCGAGGCCTGCTCGCCGGCATCGGCTCCACCGCGGTCGCCGCGGGGCTGGGTGCGTGCGGCGCAGAACCCGCGCCGAAGCCGGCCACGTCCGGCTCCCCCGGCCCTGGGACGCCGAGCGCGTCGACGGGGACCAACGAGACCGCCCTCCGCCGGAAGATCGCCGGCATGCTCGTGGTCGGGTTCCGGGGCGACCGGGTCGGCCCGGACGACTGGATCACCCGCGCGGTCCGCGAGTCGGGCGTCGGCGGGGTCATCCTCTTCGACAAGGATCAACTGACCGGCGGTACCCGGAACATCACCTCCCCCGAGCAGGTCACCGCGCTGATCCGGGCACTCCGCGAGGCCGCGCCCGGGCGGCGGCTGATCGTGTCCGTCGACCAGGAGGGCGGCCAGGTCGCGCGGCTCGGACCGGCGAACGGCTTCCCCGCGACCCGCTCCCAGGCGCAGATCGGCGCCCTCAACTCGCCGGAGGTCACCCGCGGCTGGGCCGAGGACATGGCGGCGACCCTGGTCCGGATCGGGGTGAACTTCACCTTCACCCCCGACGTCGACATCGCGGTCAATCCGACGAACCCGGCGATCGCCCTGCTGGACCGCAGCTTCTCCGCGAATGCCGACGTCGTGGTGTCGTGTGCGACCGAGGCGGTCCGCGCGTACCGGAAGGCCGGCGTCCGGACCTCGATCAAACACTTCCCCGGCTTCGGCAGCGCCACCGGCAACACGGACTTCGAGACCGTCGACGTGACGGACACCTGGACCCGCGCCGAGCTGGAACCGTTCCGGCGCATGGTCGCCGCGGGCAGCGTGGACACGGTGATGGTCACCCACCTCCTCAACCGGCAGCTCGATCCGCAGCGGCCAGCGTCCCTGTCCCGGGCCGTGGTGACGGATCTGCTGCGCGGGGAGCTGGGCTGGGACGGCGTGGTCGTGACCGACGACATGCAGGCCGAGGCGATCTCCCGGCACTACGGCCGCGACGAGGCGGTCGGACTCGCGCTGGAGGCAGGCGTCGACCAGCTCGTGTTCTGCAACCAGGCGGCCTACGACCCGGCGGTGGTCGAGGCGACGGTCGGCGCGGTCGTCGGGCTGGTCCGGCAGGGGCGGATCAGCGAGGCGCGGATCGACCGGTCGGTAGCCCGGATCACCGCACTGTGGCCACCGAACTGA
- the pgsB gene encoding poly-gamma-glutamate synthase PgsB, with protein MVYLYVVLLCACLVLLVAGIVEQRNHGRSLHLIPNRVLVNGIRGKSSITRLCAGALRGGGQVVVAKTTGTAARFIFPDATEEPVYRKFGIANVVEQIGIVRRAAAYHPDTLVMECMAVMPALQEINQSKLIQSTIGVLCNVREDHLAEMGPTLDDVARSLSRSMPHGGICVTAEQDRLHILQKEADRRDCQLIAVDPETVADAEMAGFGWITFKENVAIALKVAELLGVPRRAALDGMWDAPPDPGVLSVHRYVAEGKRIRFANVFAANDPASTLMNVRQLQDQNLIGTPLYVVINCRPDRVERNGQMGSIVADMDPAGVILIGEPTRSAQSKVPDAWQDRVADLGGRNDPATLRRRMVDVLVDGASIVAIGNIHGQGEVLLHELAALPHWNPERAAALDGTPEGLTVS; from the coding sequence ATGGTCTACCTGTACGTGGTCCTGCTCTGCGCGTGCCTGGTGCTGCTCGTCGCCGGCATCGTCGAGCAGCGCAACCACGGGCGCAGCCTGCACCTGATCCCGAACCGGGTGCTCGTCAACGGCATCCGGGGCAAGAGTTCCATCACCCGGCTGTGCGCGGGCGCGCTGCGCGGCGGCGGGCAGGTGGTGGTGGCCAAGACGACGGGTACCGCGGCCCGGTTCATCTTCCCCGACGCCACCGAGGAGCCGGTGTACCGCAAGTTCGGGATCGCCAACGTGGTGGAGCAGATCGGCATCGTGCGCCGGGCCGCCGCGTACCACCCGGACACGCTCGTGATGGAGTGCATGGCCGTGATGCCGGCCCTGCAGGAGATCAACCAGTCGAAGTTGATCCAGTCCACGATCGGCGTGCTGTGCAACGTGCGGGAGGACCACCTCGCCGAGATGGGGCCGACGCTCGACGACGTGGCCCGGTCGCTGAGCCGGTCCATGCCGCACGGCGGGATCTGCGTCACGGCCGAACAGGACCGGCTGCACATCCTCCAGAAGGAGGCGGACCGCCGCGACTGCCAGCTGATCGCCGTCGACCCGGAGACCGTCGCCGACGCCGAGATGGCCGGGTTCGGCTGGATCACCTTCAAGGAGAACGTCGCCATCGCGCTCAAGGTCGCCGAGCTGCTCGGCGTGCCCCGCCGGGCGGCGCTGGACGGGATGTGGGACGCACCGCCGGACCCGGGCGTGCTCAGCGTGCACCGCTACGTCGCCGAGGGCAAGCGGATCCGGTTCGCCAACGTGTTCGCCGCCAACGACCCCGCCTCGACGCTGATGAACGTCCGCCAGCTCCAGGACCAGAACCTGATCGGCACCCCGCTGTACGTGGTGATCAACTGCCGGCCGGACCGGGTGGAGCGCAACGGCCAGATGGGTTCGATCGTCGCCGACATGGACCCGGCCGGCGTGATCCTGATCGGCGAGCCGACCCGCAGCGCGCAGAGCAAGGTGCCCGACGCCTGGCAGGACCGGGTCGCCGACCTCGGCGGGCGCAACGACCCGGCCACCCTGCGCCGCCGGATGGTCGACGTCCTCGTCGACGGCGCGTCCATCGTGGCCATCGGCAACATCCACGGCCAGGGCGAGGTGCTGCTGCACGAGCTGGCGGCGCTGCCGCACTGGAACCCCGAACGGGCGGCCGCGCTCGACGGTACCCCGGAAGGTCTGACGGTCTCATGA
- a CDS encoding CapA family protein produces MRRRMVWIVTGALAAVAALGGGGWYLTSGGGPAPASASVPAFAGTPTPLNPDPAAVTRDTAGRRTLTVLGAGDVLPHPELWQQASKDGGGAMDFLPVLSGAAPAVSASDLAICHLETALAPDGGPFEGYPTFSVPPTVVGGIRRSGFDACSTASTHALDHGEEGAQRTLTALDQAGLGHTGTFSSAAAAAKPTIYTVKGVKVGHLSYSKRGTGPQPPDGKAWLVNQVDVAAILAAAHRTRQAGAEIVVLSMTWGTEYENEPDADQQQWAKKLIASPDIDLILGHHANVVQPVEKISGKWVVYGMGNLLARHAEPVNANREGVMMRSTFVEVSPHKWQVSHLEAIPIWMDLNPDIRLVDLTRALADPAVPEGKKAIYHAAMGRIRDHLLSHGAEANGLVVPQGG; encoded by the coding sequence GTGCGTCGGCGCATGGTGTGGATCGTGACGGGGGCCCTCGCGGCGGTGGCCGCCCTGGGCGGCGGCGGCTGGTACCTGACGTCGGGTGGCGGCCCCGCGCCCGCGTCCGCCTCGGTCCCGGCGTTCGCGGGCACCCCGACCCCGCTGAACCCCGACCCGGCGGCCGTGACCCGCGACACGGCCGGCCGGCGGACGCTGACCGTCCTGGGGGCCGGCGACGTGCTGCCGCACCCGGAGTTGTGGCAGCAGGCCAGCAAGGACGGCGGCGGCGCGATGGACTTCCTGCCGGTGCTGTCCGGAGCCGCGCCGGCAGTCTCAGCCTCTGACCTGGCGATCTGTCACCTGGAGACGGCACTGGCCCCGGACGGCGGGCCGTTCGAGGGGTACCCGACGTTCAGCGTGCCGCCGACGGTGGTGGGCGGGATCCGGCGCTCCGGGTTCGACGCGTGCTCGACGGCGTCGACCCACGCCCTCGACCACGGCGAGGAGGGGGCACAGCGGACGCTCACGGCCCTCGACCAGGCGGGCCTGGGACACACCGGCACCTTCTCCTCGGCCGCCGCCGCGGCGAAACCGACCATCTACACCGTCAAGGGCGTCAAGGTGGGACACCTGTCCTACTCGAAACGCGGCACAGGCCCACAGCCGCCCGACGGCAAGGCGTGGCTCGTCAACCAGGTCGACGTGGCCGCGATTCTCGCCGCGGCCCACCGGACCCGCCAGGCCGGGGCCGAGATCGTCGTGCTCAGCATGACCTGGGGCACGGAGTACGAGAACGAGCCGGACGCCGACCAGCAACAGTGGGCGAAGAAGCTCATCGCGTCCCCGGACATCGACCTGATTCTCGGCCACCACGCGAACGTCGTGCAGCCCGTGGAGAAGATCTCCGGCAAATGGGTCGTCTACGGGATGGGCAACCTCCTCGCCCGGCACGCCGAACCCGTCAACGCCAATCGCGAGGGCGTGATGATGCGCTCCACCTTCGTCGAGGTCTCCCCGCACAAGTGGCAGGTCTCTCACCTCGAGGCCATTCCGATATGGATGGATCTCAACCCCGACATCCGGTTGGTGGATCTGACCAGGGCGCTGGCGGATCCGGCGGTCCCGGAGGGCAAAAAGGCCATTTACCACGCCGCAATGGGGCGAATTCGGGATCATCTGCTGTCCCACGGCGCGGAGGCCAACGGCCTCGTCGTGCCACAAGGCGGGTAA
- a CDS encoding terpene synthase family protein, translating to MEPFALPDFYMPYPARRNPHEEHARRHSDEWAAKMGMLDAHGPTGTLVWDQAKLSANDYALMCAYTHPDCDETMLDLITDWYVWVFFFDDHFLDLFKYTGDMVGAKAYLDRLDLFMTAPGTLPPEPENPAEAGLADLWARTIPMMSDGWRERFTASTHNLMVESMWELDNINRHRIANPMEYVEMRRRVGGAPWSANLVECAVGAEVPDRLAALRPLRVLRDTFADAVHLRNDIFSYQREVTEEGENSNAILVLETFLGVSTQEAAELTNSLITSRLQQFENTALVEIPLMIADNAVAPHEQVAVGLYAKGLQDWQSGGHEWHARSSRYMNSTAGPATPVLGGPTGLGTSGLRITPGTLGVDRRQAQHLDVPVGRDVGHLPLPDFHMPYAHRVSPHLDASRRHGARWCEDMGMFAPVPGVVGGRLWDAARFEAYDLAYCAAMIHQRADLDALNLSTDWLSWGTYGDDLFPAQYGNSRDLVGAKAQNARLTLFMPLDLGPTPEPVTPVERGLADLWRRTAAPMSMPARAQFLEAVTSMTASWIWELVNQVQNRVPDPVDYVEMRRATFGSDLTMGLARIGHGDLVPPEIYQNRVMRQLDNSAQDYACFLNDVFSYQKEIQYEGEIHNIVYVMENFLGADRLRARDVVHRLMTERMEQFEHIVAVELPAMCTDLDLSGEVRGVLTNYAEELKDWMSGILEWHRKVDRYKPEWLAAEHGVPGAAPVPGGAAGPGVFRLPGVPAVPGVPSRPAPVAASGEPTGRGGPSVFVPPGPAGLGTSAARLAEHLEVRRRP from the coding sequence GTGGAGCCGTTCGCCCTACCCGACTTCTACATGCCCTATCCGGCCCGGCGGAACCCGCACGAGGAGCACGCCCGCCGGCACTCGGACGAGTGGGCGGCGAAGATGGGGATGCTCGACGCGCACGGGCCGACCGGCACCCTCGTCTGGGACCAGGCGAAACTCTCCGCGAACGACTACGCGTTGATGTGCGCCTACACGCACCCCGACTGCGACGAGACCATGCTCGACCTGATCACCGACTGGTACGTGTGGGTGTTCTTCTTCGACGACCACTTCCTGGACCTGTTCAAGTACACCGGGGACATGGTCGGCGCGAAGGCCTACCTGGACCGGCTCGACCTGTTCATGACCGCCCCCGGCACGCTCCCCCCGGAGCCGGAGAACCCGGCGGAGGCGGGCCTCGCGGACCTGTGGGCGCGCACGATCCCGATGATGTCGGACGGCTGGCGCGAACGGTTCACGGCCTCGACGCACAACCTGATGGTCGAGTCGATGTGGGAACTCGACAACATCAACCGGCACCGGATCGCCAACCCGATGGAGTACGTGGAGATGCGCCGCAGGGTCGGCGGCGCCCCCTGGTCGGCGAACCTCGTGGAGTGCGCGGTCGGCGCGGAGGTCCCCGACCGGCTCGCAGCGCTGCGGCCCCTGCGGGTGCTGCGCGACACGTTCGCCGACGCGGTGCACCTGCGCAACGACATCTTCTCCTACCAGCGCGAGGTGACCGAGGAGGGCGAGAACTCCAACGCGATCCTGGTGCTGGAGACGTTCCTGGGCGTGAGCACCCAGGAGGCGGCGGAGCTGACCAACAGCCTGATCACCTCCCGGCTGCAGCAGTTCGAGAACACGGCCCTCGTCGAGATCCCGCTGATGATCGCCGACAACGCCGTCGCCCCGCACGAACAGGTCGCCGTCGGCCTGTACGCCAAGGGCCTGCAGGACTGGCAGTCCGGCGGGCACGAGTGGCACGCGCGGTCCAGCCGGTACATGAACTCCACGGCCGGCCCCGCGACCCCGGTCCTCGGCGGACCGACCGGGCTGGGCACGTCCGGGCTCCGGATCACCCCGGGGACGCTGGGTGTCGACCGTCGCCAGGCCCAGCACCTGGACGTGCCCGTCGGCCGCGACGTCGGCCACCTGCCGCTGCCGGACTTCCACATGCCCTACGCCCACCGGGTCAGCCCCCACCTGGACGCGTCCCGCCGGCACGGCGCGCGGTGGTGCGAGGACATGGGCATGTTCGCCCCGGTGCCGGGCGTCGTGGGCGGCCGGCTGTGGGACGCCGCGCGCTTCGAGGCGTACGACCTCGCGTACTGCGCCGCGATGATCCACCAGCGCGCCGACCTCGACGCGCTGAACCTGTCCACGGACTGGCTGAGCTGGGGCACGTACGGCGACGACCTGTTCCCCGCCCAGTACGGCAACAGCCGCGACCTCGTCGGCGCCAAGGCGCAGAACGCCCGGCTGACCCTGTTCATGCCGCTGGACCTCGGCCCGACCCCGGAGCCGGTCACCCCGGTGGAGCGCGGCCTGGCCGACCTGTGGCGACGCACCGCCGCCCCGATGTCCATGCCGGCCCGCGCACAGTTCCTCGAGGCCGTGACCAGTATGACGGCCTCGTGGATCTGGGAGCTGGTCAACCAGGTCCAGAACCGGGTGCCCGACCCGGTGGACTATGTGGAGATGCGCCGGGCCACGTTCGGCTCGGACCTCACCATGGGCCTGGCCCGGATCGGCCACGGCGACCTCGTGCCCCCGGAGATCTACCAGAACCGGGTGATGCGCCAGCTCGACAACTCCGCCCAGGACTACGCCTGCTTCCTCAACGACGTGTTCTCCTACCAGAAGGAGATCCAGTACGAGGGCGAGATCCACAACATCGTGTACGTGATGGAGAACTTCCTCGGCGCCGACCGGCTCCGGGCCCGCGACGTCGTACACCGGCTGATGACGGAGCGGATGGAACAGTTCGAGCACATCGTCGCGGTGGAGCTGCCGGCGATGTGCACGGATCTCGACCTGTCCGGCGAGGTCAGGGGCGTGTTGACGAACTACGCGGAGGAACTCAAGGACTGGATGTCCGGGATCCTGGAGTGGCACCGCAAGGTCGACCGGTACAAGCCGGAGTGGTTGGCGGCGGAGCACGGCGTGCCGGGGGCGGCCCCGGTGCCGGGGGGCGCGGCCGGGCCGGGGGTGTTCCGGCTTCCCGGGGTGCCTGCGGTGCCCGGCGTGCCGTCGCGGCCGGCGCCCGTGGCCGCGAGCGGGGAGCCGACCGGGCGTGGTGGCCCCTCGGTCTTCGTGCCGCCGGGCCCCGCCGGTCTGGGCACGTCGGCCGCGCGCCTCGCCGAGCACCTCGAGGTTCGCCGCCGGCCGTGA
- a CDS encoding helix-turn-helix domain-containing protein has translation MRRRRPGPTAGRRGSDLRRCRPEGLTPPGGAADDAEYPEPSSNKEAPIDEFHDVLQTGPFHTALRWAIAARGLSLDRLRDRLAVLGLSVSVSTLSNWQRGVSRPDRAESLRALAELETVLQVPARALCRLLDEPAHQGRRQALTPGTPMAVAHRLKAALDAPADPELDVLAVRTDVTVLGPHGWRSTVRVVVRARRSGVRRHVVLSHGQGEEPATIRSGRDCALSRTRTDPDAGLVAAELVFPALSRGEAYALEYHVSGPVTETYHGVWLRAGQQLELTLRFGPGSGAERAYRIWRLDSRSPHKDVEQLRLIDSRLTHLVDHDITPGFHGIRWNWLPR, from the coding sequence GTGCGACGTCGCCGACCCGGCCCGACAGCCGGGCGCAGGGGCTCTGACCTGCGGCGATGCCGACCCGAAGGGTTGACGCCCCCGGGCGGGGCCGCCGATGATGCTGAATATCCAGAACCGTCGAGTAACAAGGAGGCCCCGATCGACGAGTTCCACGACGTGCTCCAGACCGGGCCGTTCCACACCGCGCTGCGGTGGGCGATCGCCGCGCGGGGGCTCAGCCTCGACCGGCTCCGCGACCGGCTGGCCGTGCTCGGTTTGTCCGTCAGCGTGTCCACCCTGAGCAACTGGCAGCGCGGCGTCAGCCGACCCGACCGTGCCGAGAGCCTGCGCGCCCTCGCCGAGCTGGAGACCGTGCTGCAGGTGCCGGCCAGGGCGCTGTGCCGGCTCCTGGACGAGCCGGCCCACCAGGGCCGCCGCCAGGCCCTGACCCCCGGCACGCCGATGGCGGTCGCCCACCGGCTCAAGGCCGCCCTCGACGCACCGGCCGACCCCGAGCTCGACGTCCTCGCGGTGCGCACCGACGTGACGGTCCTCGGCCCGCACGGCTGGCGGTCCACGGTGCGGGTCGTCGTCCGGGCCCGGCGGTCCGGGGTGCGCCGGCACGTCGTGCTCAGCCACGGCCAGGGCGAGGAGCCCGCCACGATCCGGTCCGGCCGGGACTGCGCGCTCAGCCGGACCCGGACCGACCCCGACGCCGGCCTGGTCGCCGCGGAGCTGGTGTTCCCGGCGTTGAGCCGCGGTGAGGCCTACGCGCTGGAATACCACGTGTCGGGGCCGGTGACCGAGACGTACCACGGAGTCTGGCTCCGGGCCGGCCAACAGCTCGAGTTGACCCTGCGGTTCGGGCCGGGGTCGGGGGCCGAGCGCGCGTACCGGATCTGGCGGCTGGACAGCAGGTCCCCGCACAAGGACGTCGAACAGCTCCGGCTGATCGACTCCCGGCTGACCCATCTGGTCGACCACGACATCACCCCCGGTTTCCACGGGATCCGGTGGAACTGGCTCCCTCGATGA
- a CDS encoding HAMP domain-containing protein, translating into MRLRSKKRLRAAPERPVPVADVVTWRAIALEQQLPSPRFPAGVNAPAPVIFWALTLVALLCVGLFAAHAGDPTPRAVVDSQRDLVERLARTVSTSVDAQADQLSSTVRTTKYDTDPALDKLLTTVTTGDRAFSGAAVVNPATRAVLRSQGTAVPVPEKIETGRRTVTGHLVKGQPQILVTLPIDGDRVLVASTLLRVRSVRLNPDARHGVLVGAAHEAPVVVQGVAPATPQGVIWAGEGVKAAATGRTYGTSHTLPGTSSRALVVAAAPLGRTGLVVTSTVEAPLLAAGRPWDGVPGGLSLIAVAALGWWITYRFLIRPVRRLRAQAKAEATGDTAPRARNRGPREVARISMALGAPHSRSAKSLRRTLPAGVGLVAVFLITMSWSGGMILWYGDEYVATPTQIVRDEESRVEVAAHTLATSMDRGLDRVSRVVADHPSLKADDVRPALRSMVSRDNRFRGAYLVDAHGKVLASAGRRSLRTPDPLPGEVGIALQHGTGRLPVVFAYKAGQHGTAVMAEFDVGYLTGILSQIDGRVRVVDSQMRTIFDTDGHLAFAELTGADERAAAARALAGATNSDTVTEGWPKAASRRLVTAAGMVEPTTVTQLEWAVLADRSVSELSLPAAMRFRAAVLVAGVAAALALFGLGWQWLVVLRPLRALAVEADQVSAGTLEDPVSLRRHDEIGAIGACLEICRQVDMYGAARFGGALRLRRGEDDFTAVFPVIPGPRDRRSSLTGRR; encoded by the coding sequence GTGCGGCTCCGTTCCAAAAAACGGCTGCGTGCTGCCCCCGAACGACCAGTCCCCGTCGCCGACGTCGTGACCTGGCGGGCCATCGCCCTCGAACAGCAGCTTCCCTCGCCCCGCTTCCCGGCCGGCGTCAACGCCCCCGCGCCCGTGATCTTCTGGGCCCTCACGCTCGTCGCCCTGCTGTGCGTGGGGCTGTTCGCGGCGCACGCCGGCGACCCGACGCCCCGCGCGGTCGTCGACTCCCAGCGCGACCTCGTCGAACGGCTCGCCCGCACCGTCAGTACCAGCGTCGACGCCCAGGCCGATCAGCTGTCGTCGACCGTGCGGACCACGAAGTACGACACCGACCCGGCCCTCGACAAGCTGCTCACCACGGTCACGACCGGTGACCGGGCCTTCTCCGGCGCGGCGGTGGTCAACCCGGCCACCCGCGCGGTGCTGCGGTCGCAGGGCACGGCGGTCCCGGTACCGGAGAAGATCGAGACCGGGCGGCGGACCGTGACCGGCCATCTGGTCAAGGGTCAGCCGCAGATCCTCGTGACCCTGCCCATCGACGGCGACCGGGTCCTGGTCGCCTCGACCCTGCTGCGGGTGCGCTCCGTGCGCCTGAACCCCGACGCCCGGCACGGTGTCCTCGTCGGCGCGGCCCACGAGGCACCCGTCGTCGTGCAGGGCGTCGCCCCGGCGACGCCGCAGGGCGTGATCTGGGCCGGCGAGGGCGTGAAGGCCGCGGCCACCGGCCGGACCTACGGCACCAGCCACACCCTGCCCGGCACCTCCTCCCGCGCCCTCGTCGTGGCCGCCGCCCCGCTCGGCCGGACGGGGCTGGTCGTGACGTCGACCGTGGAGGCGCCCCTGCTGGCGGCCGGACGGCCCTGGGACGGCGTCCCGGGTGGCCTGTCCCTCATCGCCGTCGCGGCGCTCGGCTGGTGGATCACCTACCGGTTCCTTATCCGGCCGGTCCGACGGCTGCGGGCCCAGGCCAAGGCCGAGGCCACCGGCGACACCGCGCCGCGCGCCCGCAACCGGGGACCGCGCGAGGTGGCCCGGATCAGCATGGCCCTCGGCGCGCCGCACAGCCGATCGGCGAAGTCGCTGCGGCGGACCCTGCCCGCCGGGGTCGGCCTCGTCGCGGTCTTCCTGATCACGATGTCGTGGTCCGGGGGCATGATCCTGTGGTACGGCGACGAGTACGTGGCCACGCCCACCCAGATCGTCCGCGACGAGGAGAGCCGGGTGGAGGTCGCGGCGCACACGCTGGCGACCAGTATGGACCGTGGGCTCGACCGGGTCTCCCGGGTCGTCGCTGATCACCCGTCACTCAAGGCCGACGACGTCCGCCCGGCGCTGCGGTCCATGGTCAGCCGGGACAACCGGTTCCGGGGCGCGTACCTGGTCGACGCGCACGGCAAGGTCCTCGCCTCCGCCGGCCGCAGGTCGCTGCGGACCCCCGACCCGCTGCCCGGCGAGGTCGGCATCGCCCTGCAGCACGGCACCGGCCGGCTGCCCGTCGTGTTCGCCTACAAGGCCGGCCAGCACGGGACGGCCGTCATGGCCGAGTTCGACGTCGGCTACCTGACCGGCATCCTCAGCCAGATCGACGGCCGGGTCCGGGTCGTCGACTCCCAGATGCGCACCATCTTCGACACCGACGGCCACCTGGCGTTCGCGGAGCTGACCGGGGCCGACGAGCGGGCGGCGGCGGCACGGGCGCTGGCCGGCGCCACCAACAGCGACACCGTGACGGAGGGCTGGCCCAAGGCCGCCAGCCGCCGGCTGGTCACAGCCGCCGGCATGGTCGAGCCGACCACCGTGACCCAGCTGGAATGGGCCGTGCTCGCCGACCGGTCGGTGTCCGAGTTGTCCCTGCCGGCGGCGATGCGGTTCCGGGCAGCGGTGCTCGTCGCCGGGGTCGCGGCGGCGCTGGCCCTGTTCGGGCTCGGCTGGCAGTGGCTGGTGGTGCTGCGACCGCTGCGCGCCCTGGCGGTGGAGGCCGACCAGGTGTCCGCCGGCACCCTGGAGGACCCGGTGTCGCTGCGCCGGCACGACGAGATCGGCGCGATCGGCGCGTGCCTGGAGATCTGCCGACAGGTCGACATGTACGGGGCGGCCCGGTTCGGCGGCGCGCTGCGGCTGCGGCGCGGCGAGGACGACTTCACGGCCGTCTTCCCCGTCATCCCCGGACCCCGCGACCGCCGGTCCTCGCTCACCGGAAGGCGCTGA
- a CDS encoding poly-gamma-glutamate biosynthesis protein PgsC/CapC gives MNFGGELSSQLATACLGIGLVFALVCYLTTNLSPGGMITPGWIALALVEDYRQACVVFVMTGVTWGLTKILQRVVILYGKRLFAAIVLLSVVLQLTVFMIVQQDLPLLFSHQTLGFVAPGLIAYQLVRQPPRATLLATGVVTAGTYVLTVSGILAGLVPVT, from the coding sequence ATGAACTTCGGCGGCGAGCTCAGCTCCCAGTTGGCGACGGCGTGCCTCGGCATCGGCCTCGTGTTCGCGCTGGTGTGCTACCTGACCACCAACCTGTCCCCCGGCGGCATGATCACCCCGGGTTGGATCGCCCTCGCCCTGGTCGAGGACTACCGGCAGGCCTGCGTCGTCTTCGTCATGACCGGGGTGACCTGGGGGCTGACGAAGATCCTGCAACGCGTCGTCATCCTGTACGGCAAGCGGCTGTTCGCCGCGATCGTGCTGCTCAGCGTCGTCCTGCAGCTCACGGTGTTCATGATCGTGCAGCAGGACCTGCCGCTGCTGTTCTCCCACCAGACCCTCGGCTTCGTCGCGCCCGGCCTGATCGCCTACCAGCTCGTCCGCCAGCCGCCGCGCGCCACGCTGCTGGCCACGGGCGTCGTGACCGCCGGCACGTACGTCCTGACGGTCAGCGGGATCCTCGCCGGACTGGTGCCGGTCACGTGA
- the shbA gene encoding RNA polymerase sigma factor ShbA gives MVGEDEFGELAVRAAAGDSSALSDLLTRLRPLVVRYCRARLGRVGGGFVTADDVAQEVCLAVMKALPRYRDVGRPFVAFVFGIAGHKVSDAHRAAQRALAHAPVESVPERPDPDASPETLAVAADLSRRLSSLLGELTPAQREIVLLRVAVGLSAEETGAVLGMTAGAVRVAQHRSLGKLRAMVEARWGSERV, from the coding sequence ATGGTGGGAGAGGACGAGTTCGGTGAGCTCGCGGTACGTGCCGCTGCTGGTGATTCCTCCGCTTTGTCGGATCTGTTGACCCGACTGCGGCCGCTGGTCGTGCGGTACTGCCGGGCGCGGCTCGGCCGGGTCGGCGGCGGGTTCGTGACGGCCGACGACGTGGCTCAGGAGGTATGTCTGGCGGTGATGAAGGCTCTGCCCCGGTACCGGGACGTGGGGCGGCCGTTCGTCGCCTTCGTGTTCGGAATCGCCGGGCACAAGGTGTCCGACGCGCACCGGGCCGCCCAACGGGCCCTGGCGCACGCTCCGGTCGAGTCGGTCCCCGAACGGCCGGACCCGGACGCGAGCCCGGAGACCCTGGCGGTGGCCGCTGACCTGTCGCGGCGACTGTCGAGCCTCCTGGGGGAGCTCACCCCGGCGCAGCGTGAGATCGTGCTGCTGCGGGTGGCCGTGGGGCTGTCGGCGGAGGAGACCGGCGCGGTGCTGGGCATGACGGCGGGTGCGGTCCGGGTGGCCCAGCACCGGTCACTCGGAAAATTGCGGGCGATGGTGGAGGCGAGGTGGGGAAGTGAACGCGTTTGA